A window of Primulina tabacum isolate GXHZ01 chromosome 4, ASM2559414v2, whole genome shotgun sequence contains these coding sequences:
- the LOC142541813 gene encoding uncharacterized protein LOC142541813 has protein sequence MVEKHRSEWTAEDKKKENLDNVAKDILYETLDKNMFAKINTCTIAEEIWEKLTQLCEGNDQTKENKLTVAIQKFDNEKMKQGETLAEFDERFRSIIVELILLGKDYSNHEIALKVMQALPKE, from the coding sequence ATGGTGGAAAAGCACCGCTCTGAATGGACAGCtgaggacaagaagaaggaaaatcTTGACAATGTAGCAAAAGATATTCTTTACGAAACCTTGGACAAAAATATGTTTGCCAAAATCAATACATGCACCATAGCAgaggaaatctgggaaaaactCACACAactgtgtgaaggaaacgatCAGACTAAAGAAAATAAGTTGACGGTTGCTATCCAGAAGTTCGATAATGAAAAAATGAAGCAAGGAGAAACTCTTGCAGAATTTGACGAACGGTTCAGAAGTATTATCGTCGAACTCATTTTATTGGGAAAAGATTACTCCAATCATGAAATTGCTCTAAAGGTTATGCAAGCACTTCCTAAAGAATGA